The sequence GGTCATCAGCCTTTATGCCATGCAGAAGGGATACTTCGACAGCGTCTCCGTTGACCGCGTGAAGGAATTCCAGGCTAAGCTGGAAACCTACCTCACCGAGCGCAAGTCTGAGCTGGTTGAAAAACTCGCGAATGAAAAAGCTCTCGACAATGTTGAAGCTGACATCAAGACCACTCTTGAAGACTTCAAAGCCGCCTGGAAGTAATTTGTCCGTTAACTGGTAACGCCCTGCAACAGCACTCTTTTTCATTCTTTGGTTCCCGCCATCAGTGTCCATAAGTGATAATTAGTGGTTTAAAGTCTCTTCTCCCATGCCCTCCACCCGCGACATCCGCCGCCGAATCAAATCGGTAAAAAACACGGCCCAGATCACCAAGGCCATGCAGCTCGTCGCGGCTGCAAAGATGAAGAAGGCGCAGGACCAGGCCTCCAATGGCCGTGCCTATGCCGAGTTGATGAACAAGATTCTCGTCAGCCTCAAAACCAGTGCAGAAGAGGGGATTCATCCTTTCTTCTCTGAAGGTGCGGGCAACAAGACCCTCGTTCTTGTCATTGCTACCGACAAAGGTCTTTGCGGTGCTTTGAATACCAACCTTCTCAAGAAGCTGGTCAATACCCCGATTGAGGGTGAGGTCGAATACGTCACCATCGGTCGTAAAGCCAGCATGGGACTCAGCCGTCTCCGCAAGACCCTGATCGCCGATTTCCCGATCAAGGATCCTGCCAAATTTGTTGAAACCCGCGTCGTCGGGAAATTTCTTCAGGAAAAGTTTCTCACTGGTGAATACAAGAAGGTGCTCGTCGCCTTCAACAACTACATCAACGTCGTCACCCAGGTGCCTTCCATTGAGCAGGTCCTGCCTGTCAATCCGGTGACCCTGGGCGGTAAGCGTAACTTTGATGAAACCTCGGCAGAGGTTAACGCCGCAGACGTTCCAGATTATACCTTTGAGCCGGATGCAGCCACTGTCTTTGAAACCGTGCTGCCTCAGTATGTCAATGGCACCATCTTCCAGATGGTCCTCGAAGCCCGCGCTTCAGAGCACAGCAGCCGGATGGTGGCCATGAAAAATGCCACCGACAACGCCAAGCAGATGCTCAAGGATCTCAGCCTCGAATACAACAAACTGCGCCAGGCAGCGATCACCAACGAACTTCTCGAAATCACCACCGCCAAGATGGCTCTTGAGTAATCTCACCTCTTTCAATCTTCTATTTCAAATCAACCCATGAGCAACATCGGCAAAATCGTTCAAGTCATCGGTCCCGTGGTGGACGTAGATTTCTCCGCCACAGGAAAGCTGCCTGAGATCTATAACGCGCTGGAGATCAATTTTGATCTTGGCGGCAAGACCACCAAGCTTACCTGCGAAGTGCAGAGCCACATGGGTGATGGCTGGGTCCGCTCCGTCGCCATGTCCTCCACAGAAGGTCTGAAGCGCGGCATCGACGTCACCGATACTGGCGCTCCGATCACCGTCCCTGTGGGTGAAGAAGTTCTGGGTCGTATCTTCAACGTCACTGGTGACGCTATTGATGACCAGCCTGCTCCTGTCACCACGAAGCGTTACCCGATTCACCGTCCGGCACCCGCCCTGGTGGACCAGAACCCTTCCGCTCAGATCCTTGAAACAGGCATCAAGGTCATTGACCTGATCTGCCCTTTCACCAAGGGTGGTAAAGTCGGGGCCTTCGGTGGTGCTGGCGTGGGTAAGACGGTGGTGATCATGGAGCTCATCAACAACATCGCCAAAGGCCACGGTGGTTACTCCGTGTTCGCCGGTGTGGGTGAGCGTACTCGTGAAGGCAATGACCTTTACCATGAAATGATCGAGTCCGACGTTATCAAGGTGAAGAAGGAAGGTCATGACATCGTCCGTAACGCCCAGGGCGGTTACATCAGCGAGCCAGGATCCAAAGTGGCTCTTGTATACGGACAGATGAATGAGCCTCCAGGTGCTCGTCTCCGCGTTGCTCTTTCCGCTCTCTCCATGGCTGAATATTTCCGTGATGAGAAGAACCAGGACGTGCTTCTCTTCGTGGATAATGTCTTCCGTTTCTCCCAGGCCGGTTCCGAAGTGTCTGCCCTTCTGGGTCGTACACCTTCCGCTGTGGGTTATCAGCCAACACTGGCCGCCGAAATGGGTGCCATGCAGGAGCGAATCACCTCCACCAAGAGCGGTTCCATCACTTCTTTCCAGGCCGTTTACGTTCCTGCGGATGACTTGACTGACCCAGCTCCGGCTAACACCTTCGCTCACCTTGACTCCACCGTGGTGCTTGAGCGCTCCCTGGCTGAGCTCGGCATCTACCCGGCTGTGGATCCTCTTTCCTCTGTGTCCAAGGCCCTCGCCCCAGACATCGTTGGTGAAGAACACTACCGCGTCGCCCGTGGCGTCCAGCGCGTGCTTCAGCGCTACAAAGACCTTCAAGACATCATCGCCATTCTCGGGATGGACGAACTGTCCGATGAAGACAAACTCATCGTCTTCCGTGCTCGTAAGCTTCAGCGTTTCCTCAGCCAGCCCTTCCACGTGGCCGAAATCTTCACCGGCACCAAAGGCGAATACGTTTCCGTCAAAGACACCGTCAAAGGCTTCGCTGAAATCCTGGACGGCAAGCATGACGACGTGCCTGAAGCCAACTTCTACATGAAGGGCGGCATCGACACTGTGCCGAAGGCGTAAGCCGGCCCGGTCAAAGGTCAAGGTGGTCACCCCGTCAAGACAGTTCACCACCTTGACACCCTTTGGCCTCCTGACCCACTTGATTCTCCGACCTTTCCCATGCCCATCAAACTCGAAATCGTTACTCCTGAAGCTCGCATCTTTTCAGATGAAGTAGATTCAGTCGTGCTCCCAGGATACGATGGGGAGATCGGCGTCCTGCCTGCTCATGCCCCGCTGGTGACGACTCTTCAGTATGGCGAACTGCGCTACACAAAAAGTGGCAAGACCACGGAACTCGCCGTCGGCGAAGGCCTCGTCGAAGTGACCGGCAGCACTGCCCGTGTGCTCACCGACATGGCCGTCAATAGCGACGACATTGATGAGAAAGCCGTCGAGGAAGCTCTGGCCCGCGCCAAGCAGTCCCTCGATAGCATCAAGCCAGGCGAACAGCAGGAAGAAGTTGCCGCCGTCATGGCCATGATCCAGCGCAGCACCGCTCAGTTGAACGTCAAGCGTAAGCGCAAGACCATCTGATCCATCCCCTGGGTTGAACTAACCAATTATTAAAAAACCTCTGTGCGGTCTGTCCGCCCAGAGGTTTTTTATTACCTTTGCAAATCGAACTCAGAGCTACCTTTTTCGGGTGAGCATGATCTCGTTGCCTTCTGGATCCACGCACATAGCCAGATGCGGCGGCTCGTCATCCTCGGGCTGCGGTTCACGAGTCAACTGGCCACCTGCGGCGACGATCTCGGCGGCTCCTGCGATCACATCCGGGACTTGGAAGGTGAGTCCAGTCCAGGTTTTTGCTCCTTCGCCGCCGCCATGGATGGACAGGATGCCGTTGCAGATCTCCATTTCAATGATGTGGGCGTTCTGCTTGATGACTTTGGCTCCGAAGACTTCTGTATAGAACTTCATGGCTCGCGTCATGTCAGCGGCCCAGATGGTGTATTTGAATCGTTCAACTAGCATCCGCGCTGATAGTGTTGCCTATACTCCGTTTCCACTGCGAATATCATTCACGGGTGATGAATTCGTCCATGTTCAGGAGAATACGTGTCGTGGCGATCCAGGCTGCGGTTTCAGAGTCCGGTATATCCTTAACTGTATAGGCTCCCACAGATGTTTTGGCCTCTTCGGCTGAGGATTGATAGTGGTATCGGGCTTCCTTCAGCAGTTCAGAAAGTGCATTCAGTTCATGAGGGGCTGGTATACGGCTGACACAGAGGCGGAAGGCGCGGGTCAGACGCTCTGCATCGGTCGTGTATTCCTCTTGCAGCACCCTTCGCGCCAGGGCCTGCGCGCTCTCGTTGTAGGGTTGGGCATTCAAGGTGGTCAGTGCCTGTAGCGGTGTATTCGATACGGTGCGTTTGACGTTGGCCACATTGGAGTCTGGGCAGTCAAAAGTGGTCAGGTCCGGGTACGGGGAGGTGCGTTTGAAAAAGGTATACAGCCCGCGCCGGTAACGGTCTTCTCCAGGGCTCGTCGTCCACTTGAAGTTATTGGCATAACTCAAAGCGGCGACATCCGCGGGCATCGGTGGAAACACGCTAGGGCCACCGACTTTCGGGGCCAGCAAGCCGCTGGTTGCTAACCCTAGATCTCGCATGATTTCGGCTTCTACACGCAGCCGGTTCTGCTTCCATAGCAGTTCATTCTTCGGATCTTTCGCAGAGGCTTCCTCCCGGTCTCTGGACTGCTGACGATAGGTGTCGCTCATCATGATGTTTTTGATCAGCGTCTTTCGGCTCCATTTCTGGTCCATAAAATCAGCAGCCAACCAGTCCAGCAGTTCCGGGTGAGTCGGGCGGTCACCGCGCACCCCAAAATCGGCTGACGTTTTTACCAGTCCTTCACCGAACAGCTTGCCCCAGATGTGGTTTACCGTGACCCTAGATGTCAATGGGTTATCCCGGCTGACAAGCCACTTGGCCAGATCCAGCCGAGTCCCATTTGCGGCCTTCTTTTTGGGAAGGACATCAAGCGTGGCTGGCACGACTTTGTTCGTCGGTTGCAGGAAGTCGCCGCGATAGAGAATATGGGTCTGCCGAGAATCCTTACGCTGAGCGAGAACGCGAACATCCATCAGGGGCGGTGCGGGCAGTTTGTCCTGGGCTGCCTTCAAGGCGGAGGCGGCAGCGATGACTCGCGGATCCGTCTTCTCCATCCAGTCATAGAGAGCCTGAATCACCACGGGATTTCGGCGGCGCGGTTCTTCATCCAGGATCTTCACTACCGCTGCTGGTGCGATGGAATCTTCAGTTTCTACACTGGAAGCAAGAACTCGGAAGCAACCTAGATTATGGTCGTTTCGCCCGTAGTTTTGATCAAGGTGCAGGGTGATCTTGTGCTTGGGGGGAATGGGTTCAGCCAGTTGGATGGTCAGGGTGCTGGACTTGCCGAGCTTGCCTTTAACAGCCCAGCCTGTGTCTGGCTTGCCGTCAATCGTAGCAGTTGCCTTGAAGCTGCTCTGCTCAAAGTCCGCCGAGGGCGAATGAAGGAGCCATACTTTGCCAGCCGAAGAAAGACTAACTTCACTGAGCACAAAGTTTCCGCTTGGGCTGCGTCCGGGGCCTTTGCCAGGGAGGGTATCATGAGCGAGGGCCTGTATTTGGATGGCGTACACTGGCTGGTCGGTGGCCTGTATTTCCAGGGTGTAGCGGTCTGAATTGGCCTGCTTACCAGAGGCCAGCACGGAGCCATCATCCAAGATCTTGAAAGTACTTCCTGCTTTGCTTTTGACCGTTGTAATCTTGACTGGTGCAAAGGCGGCTATGGCCTGGTTTTCGCGGGCTTGCTTCAGTCGTGTCTGGATGGCGGGCTCCCATTGGGGCAGGGTTTCTGGCACATGGGTCCTGGCTTCATCCAGCGCCTTTTGAAGAGGGATCAGTTTGCGGGTGGATGCTCCGTTTGCTTTTTCATAACGGCTCCATTCCTCAGGAGAAACGGGAGCCTGCCGCACCACCTCATCGCCATTGTTGAAGTAAGCGAAGAGCTGGAAGTACTCCCGGTGGGTGATCTGATCGTATTTGTGCGTGTGACATCTTGCACAACCGACGGTTAGGCCGAGCCACACGGCTCCCACGGTTTCGGTGCGGTCCATGCAGGCTTCGATCCGGAATTGCTCCTGGTCCGTGCCGCCTTCGGTATTCGTCAGTGTCTGCCGGTTAAAAGCGGTGGCCACGATTTGCTCCGGGGTTGGGTTTGGCAGCAGGTCACCGGCGAGCTGCTCAATGGTGAACTGGTCAAAGGGCAGATCGTTATTGATGGCACGAATCACCCAGTCACGGTAACGCCAGGCATCGGGGCGTGGGCGGTCCTTTTCATAACCGTCGCTATCTGCATAGCGGGCCATGTCCAGCCAGTGGCGGCCCCAGCGCTCACCAAAATGCGGGCTGGCGAGCGCCTGATCAAGCATGGACTCATAAGCTGCGGGTGACTTGTCAGCCACAAACGAATCCACCTCTTCCGGTGTGGGTGGCAGGCCTAACAAATCATAATGAACGCGCCGGATGAGGGTGATGCGGTCGGCCTCAGGCGAGGGTTTCAATCCTTCAGCCGCAAGGCGGGTGCGGACAAAGGAATCCACCGGGTGATCAAACTTCGGCACGGCTGGCTTGACGACCGGTTTGTAGGCCCAATGCAGTTCATACTTTGCCCCTTCGGCGATCCATTGGCGAAGCAGTTCCGTCTCACGTTGGGTGATGGGTTTTTTGGCCCGATGTTTGGGCGGAGGCATCTGCTCATCCGGGTCATCGCTCGTCACCCGGGCGACCACTTCGCTTTGTTCAGGCTTGCCCGGAACGATGCCGTGCGCTCCGCTTTCAAGGGCTTTCAGGGCTTGTTCTCGGGAGGTCAAGGTAAGGCCGCCCTTGGAGTCATCCGGGCCATGGCATTCCAGGCAATGCTCAGCAAAGATGGGCTGAATGTCACGGGCATAGTCCACCGAAGCGCCTGCGAGGGGCAGGGCCGACATGCAGGCCAAAGCGAGGGCGGATCGAATACAGAATGCCATGGTTGTCTAAACGTTCACTGAAGTCGCGACTTTACCAACTCCTGCCAAGATCCCGACAGCCAGTCACGGGAAAGAGGTAGCGGTATCCCTCCACTTGCAGTTCATCATGAGGTGGAAGCATGGGGATACGCTCTCGGGCATACTCCCCGCCTTCAATGTCCTCAAGCGCATCCAGCCGGCCCAGACCATCGGTATTCACCTCCCAGATCTCACCGCTGATGCTCAAGCCATCGGACTCCGCGGCTACCATGCCCGGATATCCGCCCAGGTCATAAAGTCGATACTTCGGGAGCGTATCCGCTTCAGCGATGAACTGCTGTCCGCGCATGTATCCATGGTTGGATCCGCCGCGTTTTAAGGTGCCGTACACGAAGATGAGCATGACAAGGGAGAGTGCTTCAGCGGCCAATCAGATCATCCCTTTCCGCAAGCCACTGCGGCAGGGAATAGCGTTTCTGTTCCAGCTCAATGGCGCGTGTCATTA is a genomic window of Prosthecobacter fusiformis containing:
- the atpG gene encoding ATP synthase F1 subunit gamma; protein product: MPSTRDIRRRIKSVKNTAQITKAMQLVAAAKMKKAQDQASNGRAYAELMNKILVSLKTSAEEGIHPFFSEGAGNKTLVLVIATDKGLCGALNTNLLKKLVNTPIEGEVEYVTIGRKASMGLSRLRKTLIADFPIKDPAKFVETRVVGKFLQEKFLTGEYKKVLVAFNNYINVVTQVPSIEQVLPVNPVTLGGKRNFDETSAEVNAADVPDYTFEPDAATVFETVLPQYVNGTIFQMVLEARASEHSSRMVAMKNATDNAKQMLKDLSLEYNKLRQAAITNELLEITTAKMALE
- the atpD gene encoding F0F1 ATP synthase subunit beta, whose translation is MSNIGKIVQVIGPVVDVDFSATGKLPEIYNALEINFDLGGKTTKLTCEVQSHMGDGWVRSVAMSSTEGLKRGIDVTDTGAPITVPVGEEVLGRIFNVTGDAIDDQPAPVTTKRYPIHRPAPALVDQNPSAQILETGIKVIDLICPFTKGGKVGAFGGAGVGKTVVIMELINNIAKGHGGYSVFAGVGERTREGNDLYHEMIESDVIKVKKEGHDIVRNAQGGYISEPGSKVALVYGQMNEPPGARLRVALSALSMAEYFRDEKNQDVLLFVDNVFRFSQAGSEVSALLGRTPSAVGYQPTLAAEMGAMQERITSTKSGSITSFQAVYVPADDLTDPAPANTFAHLDSTVVLERSLAELGIYPAVDPLSSVSKALAPDIVGEEHYRVARGVQRVLQRYKDLQDIIAILGMDELSDEDKLIVFRARKLQRFLSQPFHVAEIFTGTKGEYVSVKDTVKGFAEILDGKHDDVPEANFYMKGGIDTVPKA
- a CDS encoding VOC family protein, producing the protein MLVERFKYTIWAADMTRAMKFYTEVFGAKVIKQNAHIIEMEICNGILSIHGGGEGAKTWTGLTFQVPDVIAGAAEIVAAGGQLTREPQPEDDEPPHLAMCVDPEGNEIMLTRKR
- a CDS encoding PSD1 and planctomycete cytochrome C domain-containing protein, with the protein product MSALPLAGASVDYARDIQPIFAEHCLECHGPDDSKGGLTLTSREQALKALESGAHGIVPGKPEQSEVVARVTSDDPDEQMPPPKHRAKKPITQRETELLRQWIAEGAKYELHWAYKPVVKPAVPKFDHPVDSFVRTRLAAEGLKPSPEADRITLIRRVHYDLLGLPPTPEEVDSFVADKSPAAYESMLDQALASPHFGERWGRHWLDMARYADSDGYEKDRPRPDAWRYRDWVIRAINNDLPFDQFTIEQLAGDLLPNPTPEQIVATAFNRQTLTNTEGGTDQEQFRIEACMDRTETVGAVWLGLTVGCARCHTHKYDQITHREYFQLFAYFNNGDEVVRQAPVSPEEWSRYEKANGASTRKLIPLQKALDEARTHVPETLPQWEPAIQTRLKQARENQAIAAFAPVKITTVKSKAGSTFKILDDGSVLASGKQANSDRYTLEIQATDQPVYAIQIQALAHDTLPGKGPGRSPSGNFVLSEVSLSSAGKVWLLHSPSADFEQSSFKATATIDGKPDTGWAVKGKLGKSSTLTIQLAEPIPPKHKITLHLDQNYGRNDHNLGCFRVLASSVETEDSIAPAAVVKILDEEPRRRNPVVIQALYDWMEKTDPRVIAAASALKAAQDKLPAPPLMDVRVLAQRKDSRQTHILYRGDFLQPTNKVVPATLDVLPKKKAANGTRLDLAKWLVSRDNPLTSRVTVNHIWGKLFGEGLVKTSADFGVRGDRPTHPELLDWLAADFMDQKWSRKTLIKNIMMSDTYRQQSRDREEASAKDPKNELLWKQNRLRVEAEIMRDLGLATSGLLAPKVGGPSVFPPMPADVAALSYANNFKWTTSPGEDRYRRGLYTFFKRTSPYPDLTTFDCPDSNVANVKRTVSNTPLQALTTLNAQPYNESAQALARRVLQEEYTTDAERLTRAFRLCVSRIPAPHELNALSELLKEARYHYQSSAEEAKTSVGAYTVKDIPDSETAAWIATTRILLNMDEFITRE
- a CDS encoding gamma-glutamylcyclotransferase family protein; protein product: MLIFVYGTLKRGGSNHGYMRGQQFIAEADTLPKYRLYDLGGYPGMVAAESDGLSISGEIWEVNTDGLGRLDALEDIEGGEYARERIPMLPPHDELQVEGYRYLFPVTGCRDLGRSW
- the atpC gene encoding ATP synthase F1 subunit epsilon, yielding MPIKLEIVTPEARIFSDEVDSVVLPGYDGEIGVLPAHAPLVTTLQYGELRYTKSGKTTELAVGEGLVEVTGSTARVLTDMAVNSDDIDEKAVEEALARAKQSLDSIKPGEQQEEVAAVMAMIQRSTAQLNVKRKRKTI